The Amblyomma americanum isolate KBUSLIRL-KWMA chromosome 5, ASM5285725v1, whole genome shotgun sequence genome window below encodes:
- the LOC144134235 gene encoding uncharacterized protein LOC144134235 has protein sequence MDLMKLLRSDLLSLCEGLGVDVEEKMKKSHICTLLLETANEETVSDTWELLKTERKKKEDERKKEEDERERKREETERKKEENERQWLAAEREERELRRLQLANDQKKLECESSRGMTPERVSQAESFPMDRLMQPYKIGQDLGYYLVNFERTCEKRGYAKESWPQKLLMVLPCEAATIVARLDAKDADDYEKVKASLLRKYRLSAEEFRQRFRGASKRSSESYAEFAFSLKANLTEWLKGAEAYDTKDKVVECVGLEQFYNSIPEAVKLWVQDRENVGTVEKAAELADEYATRRKLSSESSESEKKAFGLRKRFIPKNRSQFRNRETVEGTKQAPEKTEDRAKQAGAQKALTKEFEARKPFRCFNCQETGHIAARCTKTRLAFSYANDSDENLELLRPYIHELQVNGKLCRVLRDNGATMDIVHPSYVKEEDFTGEVAWIRQVLENQSVCLPMARVVISGPFGELVTEAAVSSAVSLQYPYLFSNKSNQLLCDRGQKLAEGTVKALTRSKSRELASKLRYSQESEATGEREGIPEIAEPSKENAVRAHEQQQEPVTEGSPIDASLQEACSPDSMLLPTSLGVG, from the exons atggatctaatgaagttgctaaggtcagatttgctgtcattgtgtgaagggttgggtgtagatgtagaggagaagatgaaaaagtcacacatttgcacattgctcttggaaaccgccaaTGAAGAAACAGTTAgtgatacgtgggaactcctcaaaactgagcgaaagaaaaaggaagatgagcgaaagaaagaggaagatgagcgggagcgaaagagagaggaaactgagcgaaagaaagaggaaaatgagcgccaatggctagcggccgagcgagaggaacgggagctcagaaggttgcagcttgcgaaTGACCAAAAGAAACTGGAATGTGAGAGTTCGAGAGGCATGACTCCAGAGAGAGTGAGTCAGGCCGAATCGTTTCCTATGGACAGATTGATGCAGCCGTATAAGATTGGCCAGGATCTTGGTTATTACCTCGTGAATTTCGAGAGGACGTGTGAGAAACGGGGTTACGCAAAGGAGTCCTGGCCACAAAAGCTACTAATGGTGTTACCCTGTGAGGCGGCTACTATAGTCGCGAGGCTTGACGCGAAAGATgccgatgactacgagaaggtgaaAGCGAGTTTGCTAAGAAAGTACCGACTTTCGGCAGAAGAATTCCGACAGCGGTTCAGAGGTGCCAGCAAGAGAAGCAGCGAGAGCTATGCAGAATTCGCATTCAGTTTGAAGGCCAACCTTACAGAGTGGTTGAAGGGCGCGGAGGCATATGACACCAAAGATAAGGTTGTCGAATGTGTAGGCCTCGAGCAGTTCTATAACAGTATCCCTGAGGCCGTTAAGTTATGGGTGCAAGACAGAGAAAATGTGGGTACAGTGGAGAAAGCTGCAGAACTAGCGGACGAATATGCAACACGGAGAAAGCTGAGTTCCGAGTCAAGCGAGTCTGAAAAGAAAGCGTTCGGTTTAAGGAAGCGTTTCATTCCCAAAAATCGATCGCAATTTAGGAATCGCGAGACAGTTGAGGGCACTAAACAGGCCCCAGAAAAAACTGAGGATCGTGCCAAGCAGGCCGGAGCTCAGAAAGCATTGACgaaggagttcgaggccaggaaACCGTTCCGTTGTTTCAACTGTCAGGAAACTGGACATATTGCAGCAAGGTGTACGAAGACGCGATTAGCTTTCTCATATGCCAACGACAGTGATGAGAATTTGGAACTTCTGCGTCCATATATTCACGAACTCCAAGTAAATGGAAAATTGTGCAGGGTCCTTCGGGACAACGGGGCAACAATGGACATTGTTCACCCCTCATATGTCAAGGAGGAAGACTTTACTGGGGAAGTAGCATGGATAAGACAGGTACTAGAAAATCAGAGTGTGTGCCTGCCTATGGCAAGGGTGGTGATTTCCGGCCCGTTCGGCGAGCTAGTGACAGAAGCCGCCGTCTCGTCGGCTGTTTCATTGCAGTACCCGTATCTATTCTCCAATAAGTCAAATCAGCTGCTTTGCGATCGAGGTCAGAAGCTGGCTGAGGGGACAGTGAAAGCCCTGACTAGGTCCAAATCACGCGAGCTTGCTTCCAAGCTTAGGTACAGCCAGGAATCAGAGGCAACTGGTGAGAGGGAGGGAATTCCCGAGATTGCGGaaccaagcaaagaaaatgcagttcgagcacatgaacagcagcaggaacctgTTACCGAAGGTAGCCCCATCGATGCCAGCCTACAAGAAGCGTGCAGTCCAGACTCCATGTTATTACCCACCTCCCT AGGTGTGGGGTGA